The proteins below are encoded in one region of Halocatena salina:
- a CDS encoding DUF7535 family protein: MSTDEENQTSVPTVTPEYFGRPDREMDVIGWIIFLGLIVLLVPLSPFLILIWVVGRLMNRATSRE; the protein is encoded by the coding sequence ATGAGCACCGACGAGGAAAATCAAACGAGCGTTCCTACCGTGACCCCGGAGTATTTCGGCCGCCCAGATCGAGAGATGGACGTGATCGGCTGGATAATCTTTCTCGGGCTGATCGTGTTGCTCGTCCCGTTGTCACCGTTTTTGATTCTCATCTGGGTTGTCGGTCGACTCATGAACCGCGCGACCAGCCGCGAGTGA
- a CDS encoding antitoxin VapB family protein translates to MQLDEEAYELLSGRKREGESFSDVVKRLSGERSWKVVAGIWAGDTNDLAAAIEESGTISAAS, encoded by the coding sequence ATTCAACTCGATGAGGAAGCCTACGAACTCCTCAGCGGGCGCAAGCGTGAGGGTGAAAGCTTCAGCGATGTGGTCAAACGTCTCTCCGGTGAGCGTTCTTGGAAAGTGGTCGCCGGAATCTGGGCGGGTGATACTAACGATCTAGCGGCCGCTATCGAGGAGTCGGGAACGATCTCCGCGGCGTCGTGA
- a CDS encoding dihydrolipoamide acetyltransferase family protein, translating to MTHEFELPDVGEGVAEGEIVNWLVETGDPVEEDQPVVEVETDKAVVEVPSPVDGTVAERRAKAGEIVPVGDVIIVFDTDGDGKATETETETEAESEAEAEPASTTDVEAEATDRVFAAPSARRLARERGVDISAVEGSDPSGRITAEDVRAHAEETRAEASDGVESAVQPADESEGDTFTPASEGADRDRTLAVPATRKLADEEGVDIDAVPTDSEHDGEPFVTAEQIEAYTERQQAAQAADTRALQTGEREERVPYKGIRRTIGQQMERSKFTAPHVTHHDEVDVTELVETRDDLKQVAKERGVSLTYMPFVMKAVVAALKDHPYLNASLDESTEEIVLKNYYNVGIAVATDAGLMVPVIDDVNRKGLLQLSSEMNELVTKAREREIAREEMQGGTFTITNFGAVGGEYATPIINHPESAILGLGEIKEKPRVIDGEIVPRKVMTLSLSIDHRIIDGAVAGSFTNTVKQYLNNPALLLL from the coding sequence ATGACACACGAATTCGAACTTCCGGACGTTGGAGAAGGTGTCGCAGAAGGTGAGATCGTCAACTGGCTCGTCGAAACCGGCGACCCTGTCGAGGAAGACCAGCCAGTGGTGGAGGTCGAGACGGACAAAGCCGTCGTCGAAGTCCCCTCGCCAGTAGATGGGACGGTCGCTGAGCGACGGGCCAAAGCGGGCGAGATAGTGCCCGTCGGTGACGTTATCATCGTCTTCGACACCGACGGAGATGGAAAAGCAACCGAGACCGAGACCGAAACAGAAGCCGAATCCGAAGCCGAAGCCGAACCGGCGTCGACGACGGACGTCGAGGCGGAAGCCACGGATCGCGTTTTCGCCGCACCCAGTGCGCGCCGCCTCGCGCGCGAGCGTGGAGTGGATATCAGTGCCGTCGAGGGATCCGATCCGAGCGGCCGCATCACTGCGGAGGACGTGCGTGCCCACGCTGAAGAAACCCGGGCAGAGGCCAGCGACGGCGTCGAATCGGCCGTCCAGCCGGCCGACGAAAGCGAAGGGGACACATTCACCCCGGCGAGCGAGGGAGCCGACCGCGATAGAACCCTCGCCGTGCCCGCCACCCGGAAGCTCGCCGACGAGGAAGGAGTAGACATTGACGCCGTGCCGACAGACAGCGAACACGACGGCGAGCCGTTCGTTACGGCCGAGCAGATCGAAGCGTATACGGAGCGCCAACAGGCTGCTCAGGCAGCTGATACCAGAGCACTACAGACCGGAGAACGCGAAGAGCGCGTTCCCTACAAGGGGATCCGGCGCACGATCGGCCAGCAGATGGAACGTTCGAAGTTCACTGCGCCCCACGTCACCCACCACGACGAGGTTGACGTGACCGAACTGGTCGAAACGCGCGACGATCTCAAACAGGTCGCAAAAGAGCGGGGCGTCTCGCTCACGTACATGCCCTTCGTGATGAAAGCCGTCGTTGCCGCGCTGAAAGACCATCCGTATCTCAACGCCTCGCTGGATGAATCTACCGAGGAGATCGTGCTCAAAAACTACTACAACGTTGGGATCGCCGTCGCAACCGATGCGGGGCTGATGGTACCGGTGATCGACGACGTCAACCGGAAGGGGCTGCTCCAGCTCAGCTCCGAGATGAACGAACTCGTAACGAAAGCCCGCGAGCGTGAAATCGCCCGCGAGGAGATGCAAGGTGGGACGTTCACGATCACCAACTTCGGTGCCGTCGGTGGCGAGTACGCCACACCGATCATCAACCACCCCGAATCCGCGATCCTCGGACTGGGTGAGATCAAGGAAAAACCCCGCGTGATAGACGGCGAAATCGTCCCACGGAAGGTGATGACGCTCTCTCTGTCGATCGATCACCGCATCATCGACGGAGCGGTCGCCGGGTCGTTCACGAATACGGTGAAGCAATATTTGAACAATCCAGCGCTGTTATTACTATAA
- the pheA gene encoding prephenate dehydratase, with product MRAITLGPSGTYSHRAARAVAEEIEFAESVTGIVERVASEEIERGVIPIENSIEGSVTESLDALVEYEVAVVTEIVTPIRHALLAQKPEFEVVASHAQALAQCRTYLESTYPDVVLEPVSSTARGVERARNDPTVAAIARPDNSGEQLDVLAEDIQDRSSNATRFVVLAPPDERSVAGGKTSLIIYPDADHPGLLLDLLDPFAKRDINLSRIESRPSGDRLGDYQFHIDINAGLYEERTQRALDEIQTVVQSGWVRRLGSYDTKHVIE from the coding sequence ATGAGAGCCATCACGCTGGGACCGTCAGGCACGTACTCCCACCGCGCGGCCCGGGCAGTCGCCGAGGAGATCGAGTTCGCCGAATCGGTGACGGGCATCGTCGAACGCGTCGCAAGCGAGGAGATCGAGCGCGGGGTGATCCCGATCGAGAACAGCATCGAGGGATCGGTGACGGAGTCCCTCGACGCGTTGGTCGAGTATGAGGTTGCGGTCGTCACGGAGATCGTCACACCCATCCGACACGCGCTGCTCGCACAGAAACCGGAGTTCGAAGTCGTCGCGAGCCACGCCCAGGCGCTCGCACAGTGTCGGACGTATCTCGAATCGACCTACCCCGACGTTGTGCTGGAACCCGTATCAAGCACGGCCCGCGGGGTCGAACGAGCACGGAACGATCCGACGGTGGCGGCGATCGCCCGACCCGACAACAGCGGAGAGCAACTCGACGTGCTCGCCGAAGACATTCAGGATCGCAGTTCGAACGCCACCCGGTTTGTCGTGCTCGCACCCCCAGACGAGCGGTCGGTCGCGGGTGGGAAAACGTCGCTCATCATCTATCCCGACGCCGATCATCCGGGGCTGCTGCTCGATCTCCTCGACCCGTTCGCAAAGCGGGACATCAACCTCTCGCGGATCGAGTCACGACCGAGCGGCGATCGTCTCGGCGACTACCAGTTCCACATCGACATCAACGCCGGCCTGTACGAGGAACGCACCCAACGAGCGCTCGACGAGATCCAAACCGTCGTACAGTCGGGGTGGGTCCGACGGCTCGGATCGTACGACACCAAACACGTGATAGAGTGA
- a CDS encoding alpha-ketoacid dehydrogenase subunit beta, with translation MSTQNQQSTTEDLTLVQAVRDGLYGEMERSEDVIVMGEDVGKNGGVFRATEGLYDEFGGDRVIDTPLAESGIVGTAIGMAAYGLRPVPEIQFMGFIYPAFDQIVSHAARIRTRSRGRFSCPMVVRAPYGGGIRAPEHHSESKEAFFVHEPGLKVVVPSTPTDAKGLLASAIRDPDPVVFLEPKLIYRAFREEVAEDTYTTPLGEAAIRREGSDVSVFTWGAMAYRTLEAAEELAGEIDVEVVDLRTLSPLDTDTIVESFKKTGRGAVVHEAPKTGGLAGEITATIQEEALLYQEAPIKRITGFDTPFPLYALEDYYLPEPTRIADGIRDVVNF, from the coding sequence ATGAGCACACAAAACCAGCAATCGACCACAGAAGATCTCACGCTCGTACAGGCGGTCCGAGACGGTCTGTACGGCGAGATGGAACGGAGCGAGGACGTCATCGTCATGGGCGAAGACGTCGGGAAAAATGGTGGCGTCTTCCGCGCAACCGAGGGACTGTACGATGAGTTCGGGGGAGATCGCGTTATCGACACGCCGCTGGCCGAATCGGGCATCGTCGGCACCGCGATCGGGATGGCAGCCTATGGGCTGCGTCCAGTCCCCGAAATCCAGTTCATGGGGTTCATCTACCCCGCATTCGATCAGATCGTCTCCCACGCCGCGCGGATTCGCACCCGATCACGAGGACGATTCTCCTGTCCGATGGTGGTGCGCGCGCCCTACGGCGGTGGGATCCGCGCGCCCGAACACCACTCCGAATCCAAAGAGGCCTTTTTCGTCCACGAACCCGGTTTGAAAGTCGTCGTACCGAGCACACCGACGGACGCGAAGGGATTGCTCGCGTCGGCGATCCGCGATCCGGATCCAGTCGTGTTTCTCGAACCGAAGCTCATCTACCGGGCGTTCCGCGAGGAGGTGGCAGAAGACACCTACACCACGCCGCTCGGTGAGGCAGCGATCCGTCGGGAAGGATCGGATGTATCGGTGTTCACGTGGGGCGCGATGGCCTACCGGACGCTCGAAGCTGCCGAGGAACTCGCCGGCGAGATCGACGTGGAAGTCGTCGATCTCCGAACCCTATCGCCACTGGATACGGACACCATCGTGGAGTCGTTCAAGAAGACGGGACGGGGAGCCGTCGTTCACGAAGCGCCCAAGACCGGTGGGCTTGCGGGCGAAATCACCGCCACCATCCAAGAGGAGGCACTGCTCTACCAAGAGGCACCGATCAAGCGTATCACCGGGTTCGACACGCCGTTCCCGCTGTACGCGCTCGAAGATTACTATCTCCCGGAACCGACGCGGATCGCCGATGGGATTCGAGACGTTGTGAACTTCTGA
- a CDS encoding Hsp20/alpha crystallin family protein: MTSRNPFEEIERMFEQMDKGLRSFDANLTQGIPLDLVDEGDTYNVTADLPGYDKDDIEVRLSRSTLKISAERDVETESSEGEFVRRERSRESVSRSVRLPESVVEDETDASYKNGVLTITLSKESHSDDGKSIPIE, encoded by the coding sequence ATGACGTCGCGTAACCCGTTCGAAGAGATCGAGCGCATGTTCGAACAGATGGACAAGGGGCTCCGATCGTTCGACGCGAACCTCACTCAGGGTATCCCGCTTGATCTCGTCGATGAGGGTGACACCTACAACGTCACAGCTGACCTCCCCGGGTACGACAAAGACGACATCGAAGTACGGCTCTCGCGATCGACGCTGAAGATCAGCGCCGAACGGGACGTGGAAACCGAATCCAGTGAAGGAGAGTTCGTTCGACGCGAGCGCAGCCGTGAATCCGTCAGCCGTTCGGTTCGGCTGCCGGAATCGGTCGTGGAAGACGAAACCGACGCGAGCTACAAAAACGGGGTACTCACCATTACGCTGTCGAAGGAATCGCACAGCGACGATGGAAAATCGATCCCGATCGAATAA
- the pdhA gene encoding pyruvate dehydrogenase (acetyl-transferring) E1 component subunit alpha, whose amino-acid sequence MSTLQRDPDKRVQVLDEEGRVYDGATVPELEEDELIEMYREMKIGRHFDQRAVSLQRQGRMGTFPPMSGQEGAQVGSVHALAKDDWLIPSYREHAAVYSSDVNLSETLRYWMGDERGNKMDDQPVFPSTVPIATQIPHATGMAWASKLKGEDRVFMCYFGDGATSEGDFHEGLNFAGVFDTPTVFFCNNNQWAISVPRERQTASQTIAQKATAYGFEGVQVDGMDPLAVYQVTEAAVEKAREPDGDDRRPTLIEAVQYRFGAHTTADDPSVYRDDDEVEQWKRRDPIPRFEAYLQNEGLLDEERIDAITTEIEAEVDDAIDAAESTDRPDPSEMFEHVHSKTPDRVADQREAFERLRDRHGDEELLE is encoded by the coding sequence ATGAGTACGCTACAACGCGACCCCGATAAGCGCGTTCAGGTTCTCGACGAAGAGGGACGCGTCTACGATGGGGCCACGGTACCGGAACTCGAGGAGGACGAACTCATCGAGATGTATCGAGAGATGAAGATCGGACGTCACTTCGACCAGCGTGCGGTGAGTCTCCAGCGACAGGGACGGATGGGCACGTTTCCGCCGATGTCGGGACAGGAAGGAGCCCAAGTAGGGAGCGTTCACGCGTTGGCAAAAGACGACTGGCTGATACCCTCCTACCGCGAACACGCGGCTGTCTATAGCTCTGACGTCAATCTGTCGGAGACACTTCGGTACTGGATGGGTGACGAGCGCGGCAACAAGATGGATGACCAGCCCGTCTTCCCGTCGACCGTCCCGATCGCAACCCAGATACCACACGCCACGGGAATGGCGTGGGCGTCGAAGCTCAAGGGAGAAGACCGCGTGTTCATGTGTTATTTCGGAGACGGTGCGACGAGCGAAGGTGACTTTCACGAGGGATTGAACTTCGCAGGGGTGTTCGATACCCCTACGGTCTTTTTCTGCAACAACAACCAGTGGGCGATCTCCGTCCCACGAGAGCGCCAAACGGCTAGCCAAACCATCGCGCAAAAGGCCACTGCGTACGGATTCGAGGGCGTTCAAGTCGATGGGATGGATCCGCTCGCGGTGTACCAGGTGACCGAAGCGGCCGTCGAAAAAGCCCGAGAACCGGACGGAGACGACAGGCGGCCGACGCTGATCGAAGCCGTTCAGTATCGATTCGGTGCGCACACGACGGCGGACGATCCGAGCGTCTACCGCGACGACGACGAAGTCGAACAGTGGAAGCGCCGCGATCCGATCCCGCGGTTCGAGGCGTATCTCCAGAACGAGGGACTCCTCGATGAGGAACGCATCGACGCGATCACGACCGAGATCGAAGCGGAGGTCGACGACGCGATCGACGCGGCCGAATCAACCGATCGACCCGATCCATCAGAGATGTTCGAACACGTTCATTCGAAAACGCCGGATCGGGTGGCAGATCAGCGCGAGGCGTTCGAACGACTTCGTGACAGACACGGCGACGAGGAGCTACTGGAATGA
- the lpdA gene encoding dihydrolipoyl dehydrogenase, with product MVVGDIATGTDVVVIGGGPAGYTAAIRAAQFDLDVTLAETNALGGTCLNHGCIPSKALVTGANTAHEAATAEELGIHADPSVDLGEMVAWKDDVVDQLTGGVEKLCKANGVNLLEGRAEFADENTVRVIHDGEGQGSESVEFQDAIIATGSRPIEIPGFAFDGDRILSSRHALALESIPESLLVVGAGYIGMELSTVFAKLGTDVTVVEMLDDVLPTYESDVSSVVKERAQQLGIDFQFGESAQDWEEMDGGITVHTETEEGEIDEYGAEKVLVAVGRTPITDTLNLDAIDLDTDDRGFIPTDDRTRTTLDHVYAVGDVAGDPMLAHKGMKEGEVAAEVIAGEPAALDYQAIPAAVFTDPEIGTVGLTETEAKEEGFEPVVGQMPMRASGRALTLEETDGFVRVVADEPSGFLLGAQVVAPEASELIGELGLAIEMGATLEDVGATIHTHPTLSEAVMEAAENATGKAIHTLNR from the coding sequence ATGGTCGTTGGAGATATCGCAACCGGAACCGACGTCGTGGTTATCGGCGGCGGTCCGGCCGGCTACACCGCAGCCATCCGGGCTGCACAGTTCGATCTCGATGTCACGCTCGCTGAAACGAACGCCCTCGGCGGGACATGCCTCAATCACGGCTGTATCCCATCGAAAGCGTTAGTGACCGGTGCAAACACCGCTCATGAAGCCGCCACCGCCGAGGAGTTGGGGATCCATGCCGATCCCAGTGTCGATCTCGGAGAGATGGTGGCGTGGAAAGACGACGTCGTCGACCAGCTCACGGGCGGTGTCGAGAAGCTCTGTAAGGCAAACGGCGTGAATCTCTTGGAGGGTCGAGCCGAATTCGCCGACGAGAACACGGTCCGCGTCATCCACGACGGAGAAGGCCAAGGCAGCGAATCGGTCGAGTTCCAAGACGCCATCATCGCAACCGGAAGTCGACCCATCGAGATTCCGGGGTTCGCGTTCGACGGCGATCGGATCCTCTCCTCGCGCCACGCGCTCGCACTGGAATCGATCCCCGAGAGTCTCCTCGTGGTCGGCGCGGGCTACATCGGGATGGAGCTGTCGACAGTGTTCGCCAAACTCGGGACGGACGTAACGGTCGTCGAGATGCTCGATGACGTGTTGCCGACCTACGAGTCCGACGTATCGAGCGTCGTCAAAGAGCGCGCCCAGCAGCTCGGCATCGACTTCCAGTTCGGTGAGTCCGCACAGGACTGGGAGGAAATGGACGGTGGAATCACCGTACACACAGAGACCGAAGAGGGAGAAATCGACGAATACGGCGCAGAGAAAGTACTCGTCGCTGTCGGACGCACGCCTATCACGGACACGCTGAATCTCGATGCGATCGATCTCGACACTGACGATCGGGGATTCATCCCGACCGACGACCGCACACGGACGACCCTCGATCACGTGTACGCTGTCGGCGACGTGGCTGGCGATCCGATGCTCGCCCACAAAGGAATGAAGGAAGGAGAAGTCGCGGCCGAAGTGATCGCGGGCGAGCCGGCGGCACTGGACTACCAAGCCATCCCGGCAGCGGTGTTCACCGATCCCGAGATCGGAACCGTCGGGCTGACCGAGACCGAAGCAAAAGAAGAAGGGTTCGAACCGGTCGTCGGCCAGATGCCGATGCGCGCGAGCGGACGCGCGCTCACGCTCGAAGAGACGGATGGGTTCGTGCGCGTCGTCGCCGACGAACCCAGCGGATTCCTCCTCGGTGCCCAAGTCGTCGCCCCCGAAGCCTCCGAGCTGATCGGCGAGTTGGGTCTTGCCATCGAGATGGGCGCAACCCTCGAAGACGTGGGCGCGACAATCCACACCCACCCCACTCTCTCTGAAGCCGTCATGGAAGCCGCCGAGAACGCGACCGGCAAGGCGATCCACACGCTGAATCGGTGA
- a CDS encoding ornithine cyclodeaminase family protein codes for METLLLDHEAVEANAPMADVISAVSDAFAAYERGNAQMPAKSYIELDRYNGDFRSMPAYLDAGEWDAAGIKWVNVHPENAQKYDLPTVLGTMIYSDPTNAFPLAIMDGTALTRLRTGAAAAVATDHLAVEDATSLGIVGAGVQSYTQLEAIAAVRPIEEVVISDLDEERVERFVDRYSDAFEITAGSVADAAACDVLSTVTPVTEPIVDRSMVSDHTHINAIGADAPGKHELEDQLLTESTLVIDDFEQTTHSGEINVPWSVGALTDEDIHAALGEIVVGDITGRTADTGLTVFDSTGLAIQDVAAAHVVYGRAQAEENGRPVSLVDTTVR; via the coding sequence ATGGAGACGCTACTCTTGGACCACGAGGCCGTCGAGGCGAACGCCCCGATGGCGGACGTGATCAGCGCGGTATCGGATGCATTCGCTGCCTACGAGCGGGGCAACGCCCAGATGCCCGCGAAATCCTACATCGAGTTAGACCGGTACAACGGTGATTTTCGATCGATGCCCGCGTATCTGGACGCCGGAGAGTGGGACGCAGCCGGTATCAAATGGGTGAACGTCCACCCCGAGAACGCCCAGAAGTACGATCTGCCGACCGTGTTGGGGACGATGATCTACTCCGATCCGACAAACGCGTTTCCGTTAGCGATCATGGACGGCACGGCGCTGACGCGGCTCCGGACCGGTGCGGCGGCCGCGGTCGCTACCGATCACCTCGCTGTCGAGGACGCCACCAGCCTCGGGATCGTCGGCGCGGGGGTCCAATCGTACACCCAGTTGGAGGCCATCGCCGCGGTACGGCCGATCGAGGAAGTCGTGATCAGCGATCTCGATGAGGAACGTGTCGAACGGTTCGTCGACCGGTACAGCGATGCGTTCGAGATCACGGCCGGTTCCGTCGCAGACGCTGCCGCCTGTGACGTGCTTTCAACGGTCACCCCAGTGACTGAACCGATCGTCGATCGATCGATGGTGAGCGACCATACCCATATCAACGCGATCGGCGCTGACGCTCCCGGCAAACACGAACTCGAGGACCAACTGCTCACGGAGTCGACGCTCGTCATCGACGATTTCGAACAGACTACCCACTCCGGGGAGATCAACGTTCCGTGGAGCGTGGGCGCGTTGACCGACGAGGATATTCACGCGGCTCTCGGCGAGATCGTCGTCGGCGACATCACCGGACGGACGGCAGACACGGGGCTTACCGTCTTCGACAGTACGGGGCTGGCCATTCAGGACGTCGCCGCCGCACACGTGGTTTACGGACGTGCACAGGCGGAGGAAAACGGTAGGCCTGTCTCTCTCGTCGACACCACGGTTCGGTGA
- the leuS gene encoding leucine--tRNA ligase: MTDYDPNSIESRWYDRWTETERYQADPDDDEATFITVPYPYPSGGMHIGHARTYTVPDVYARYRRLQGDSVLFPIGWHVTGTPIIGAVERLKKGEEKQLDVLQNTYNVPSDTLSELETPMGFARYFIEEHYKKNMKALGLSVDWRREFTTNDERYKRFITWQYKRLNDRGLLEKRLHPVKYDLEQENAVTTHDILEGEEEEFQEYTLVKFDWDGTTVPMATLRPETIHGVTNAYINPDAEYVRARVDDEEWIVSTDGVEKLDYQARDVEILDTFTGDSLVGEQVTNPVTEESVLVLPAGFVDPDNATGVVMSVPAHSPDDWIALQEAKEDEERLREHGIDPEAVQAIDARPIADVEGYGEVPARDAVEFAEVESTTDPELETVRQELYNNEFHSGRLKEMYGEYAGQIISNVREEIKQEYQQLGAFDAMYDFAETVISRSGGKVIVSEQETWFLRYNDTDWTEKAHDAVESMTAIPETTREQYTHTIDWLEEWPCIRNYGLGTPLPMDEDFIIEPLSDSTIYMSYYTIAHRLQDVPVEQLTPEFFDTLFYGADAVEEPDETALELHEEWEYWYPVDFRCSANDLISNHLTFYLYHHAELFEKPQWPQGITSMGMGLLEGEKMSSSKGHVVLPAEAIEEYGADTVRFFLLNSAEPWQDFDWRNDRVEDTRDQLERFYNRASELIERDVPDEQPALEPIDRWLLAKLQATVEASTDALEAFETRKASQAAFYDFEEHLRWYRRRTDRDRAGAGWTLQEVLRTRLELLAPFVPFLTNELHEQLTGEPATRWPSVDPAFTDQTIEIKESLVEQLTEDINDIVNVTGTDPERIAVYTAADWKRDVFEQVTETGPDVGAVMSEVMEQPELRKRGEEVNQLVGDLVGHVRGRDDETLSTMTEIEEQAVYEQAEAFFAQEFGAEIVVKNETDAGDDEREQASDAVPFRPAVHLD; the protein is encoded by the coding sequence ATGACCGACTACGATCCCAACAGTATCGAATCGAGGTGGTACGATCGATGGACCGAGACGGAACGTTACCAAGCGGATCCCGACGACGACGAAGCGACGTTCATCACAGTGCCGTATCCGTACCCCAGTGGAGGGATGCACATCGGCCACGCTCGAACCTACACCGTTCCCGACGTGTACGCCCGATACCGACGGTTACAGGGAGACTCCGTTCTGTTTCCGATCGGGTGGCACGTCACCGGAACGCCGATCATCGGCGCTGTCGAGCGACTGAAAAAAGGAGAAGAGAAACAGCTCGACGTGCTCCAAAACACCTACAACGTTCCCAGTGACACGCTCTCGGAGCTGGAAACACCGATGGGTTTTGCTCGATATTTCATCGAAGAGCACTACAAAAAGAACATGAAGGCGCTAGGTTTGTCTGTCGACTGGCGTCGTGAGTTCACTACCAACGACGAACGTTACAAGCGGTTCATCACGTGGCAGTACAAACGGCTGAACGATCGTGGGCTGTTAGAGAAGAGACTTCACCCCGTCAAATACGATCTCGAACAAGAAAACGCCGTTACGACCCACGACATCCTAGAGGGTGAAGAGGAGGAGTTCCAGGAGTACACGCTCGTGAAATTCGACTGGGACGGAACGACCGTCCCGATGGCAACGCTGCGTCCCGAAACGATCCACGGCGTGACCAACGCCTACATCAATCCCGACGCCGAGTACGTCCGAGCACGGGTAGACGACGAAGAGTGGATCGTTTCGACTGACGGTGTCGAGAAACTCGACTACCAGGCCCGCGACGTCGAGATCCTTGATACGTTCACGGGGGATAGTCTCGTGGGCGAGCAGGTCACGAATCCGGTCACCGAGGAGTCAGTGCTCGTACTGCCCGCGGGGTTCGTGGATCCGGACAACGCGACGGGCGTGGTGATGAGCGTGCCCGCCCACAGCCCCGACGATTGGATCGCTCTCCAGGAAGCAAAAGAGGATGAGGAACGTCTCCGTGAACACGGCATCGACCCTGAGGCGGTTCAGGCGATCGATGCGCGTCCCATCGCGGACGTCGAGGGGTACGGCGAAGTCCCTGCGCGCGATGCCGTCGAATTCGCCGAGGTCGAGTCGACGACCGATCCGGAACTCGAAACCGTCCGGCAGGAGCTGTACAACAACGAGTTCCACAGCGGTCGGCTGAAGGAGATGTATGGCGAGTACGCCGGGCAAATCATCAGCAACGTGCGCGAAGAGATCAAACAGGAGTACCAACAGCTGGGGGCGTTCGATGCGATGTACGACTTCGCGGAGACGGTCATCTCCCGGTCAGGGGGGAAGGTGATCGTTTCGGAACAGGAAACCTGGTTCCTCCGGTACAACGATACCGACTGGACGGAAAAAGCCCACGACGCCGTCGAATCGATGACGGCGATCCCCGAAACCACCCGGGAACAGTACACTCACACGATCGACTGGCTCGAAGAGTGGCCGTGTATCCGCAACTACGGGCTGGGTACGCCGCTCCCGATGGACGAGGATTTCATCATCGAGCCGCTGTCGGATTCGACGATCTACATGTCGTATTACACCATCGCTCACCGGCTCCAGGACGTCCCGGTCGAGCAGCTCACTCCCGAGTTCTTCGACACGCTGTTTTATGGGGCAGACGCCGTCGAGGAGCCGGACGAGACGGCGCTCGAACTCCACGAGGAATGGGAGTACTGGTATCCGGTCGACTTCCGCTGCTCGGCGAACGATCTCATCTCGAATCATCTGACGTTTTACCTCTATCACCACGCGGAGCTGTTTGAGAAGCCACAGTGGCCCCAAGGAATCACCAGCATGGGGATGGGGCTGCTCGAGGGAGAGAAGATGTCCTCCTCGAAAGGCCACGTCGTGCTCCCAGCCGAGGCGATCGAGGAGTACGGTGCGGACACGGTGCGGTTTTTCCTGCTCAACAGCGCCGAACCGTGGCAAGATTTCGACTGGCGCAACGACCGGGTCGAAGACACCCGCGATCAGCTCGAACGATTTTACAACCGGGCGAGCGAACTCATCGAGCGAGACGTTCCCGACGAGCAGCCCGCTCTCGAACCGATCGACCGGTGGCTGCTTGCCAAACTGCAAGCGACGGTCGAGGCGAGCACTGACGCACTCGAAGCGTTCGAAACCCGAAAGGCCAGTCAGGCCGCCTTCTATGACTTCGAGGAACATCTTCGGTGGTATCGACGCCGAACCGACCGGGATCGCGCTGGCGCGGGCTGGACGCTCCAAGAAGTGCTCCGAACCCGGCTAGAGCTGCTCGCGCCGTTCGTTCCGTTCCTCACGAACGAGCTTCACGAACAGTTGACCGGTGAGCCGGCGACGAGATGGCCGAGCGTCGATCCGGCGTTCACCGACCAAACCATCGAGATCAAGGAGTCGCTGGTAGAACAGCTCACCGAAGACATCAACGACATCGTCAACGTCACGGGCACGGATCCGGAACGGATCGCTGTCTACACGGCCGCTGACTGGAAACGCGACGTGTTCGAACAGGTCACGGAAACCGGCCCCGACGTCGGAGCCGTGATGAGTGAGGTGATGGAGCAACCCGAACTCCGCAAGCGGGGTGAAGAGGTGAACCAACTCGTCGGTGATCTCGTCGGACACGTTCGTGGCCGCGACGATGAGACGCTCTCGACGATGACCGAGATCGAAGAGCAGGCAGTGTACGAACAGGCAGAGGCGTTCTTCGCCCAAGAGTTCGGTGCCGAAATCGTCGTCAAAAACGAAACCGACGCCGGAGACGACGAACGCGAACAAGCCAGCGATGCGGTGCCGTTCCGTCCAGCCGTCCATCTGGACTGA